Part of the Tistrella bauzanensis genome is shown below.
CCGTGGTGCGTGCACGCTATGGCCTGCCGGTGATCAAGGCGGCGGGCATCGCCGATGCGGCCGACATCATGGCCTTGCGCCCGATGGCATCGAAGGCCGATCTGCTTCTGCTGGACGCCCGCCCCCCCGTCGATGCCGACCGCCCCGGCGGGCTGGGCCGGTCCTTCGACTGGGATCTGCTCGCCGGCCCCGATTTCACCGCCGCCACCGCCGGCCGCCCGTGGTGGCTGGCGGGTGGCTTGACGCCCGCCACCGTCGCCGACGCCATCATCCGCACCCGCGCCGATGGCGTCGATGTCTCGTCCGGGGTGGAGACCGCCCCGGGGGTCAAGGATCCGGCGGCGATCACCGCCTTCGTCGCGGCCGCCCGCGCCGCCTTTGCCCGGAGGCCAGAGGCCCCCGGCGCCGTCACCAGGGGAACCGGCGCGCCCGGTTCCGACTGAAGCCCAGGAACAGCCGGTTCATGTCGCACACACCCAACACCTTCCGCGCCGGCCCCGACGAGCATGGCCGCTTCGGCCTGTTCGGCGGCCGCTTCGTGGCCGAAACCCTGATGCCGCTGATCCTGGAACTGGAGCAGGCCTATGACGCCGCCCGCCGGGATCCGTCCTTCGCGGCCGAGATGGCGCTGTTCCAGCGCGATTACGTCGGCCGGCCCAGCCCGCTTTATCTGGCGGAGCGGCTGACCGAGCATCTCGGCGGCGCGAAGATCTATCTGAAGCGCGACGAGCTGAACCACACCGGCGCCCATAAGATCAACAATGTGCTGGGCCAGTTGCTGGTGGCCAAGCGCATGGGCAAGAAGCGGATCATCGCCGAGACCGGCGCCGGCCAGCATGGCGTGGCCACCGCC
Proteins encoded:
- a CDS encoding phosphoribosylanthranilate isomerase: MTGAGPETDRAGAIKICGLKDAAAIDAAIRAGASHLGFVHFGPSPRHVDHTDLARLAATLPADGPNAPLTRVLLTVDADWPVLDAAVDALAPGLLQLHGHETPERIAVVRARYGLPVIKAAGIADAADIMALRPMASKADLLLLDARPPVDADRPGGLGRSFDWDLLAGPDFTAATAGRPWWLAGGLTPATVADAIIRTRADGVDVSSGVETAPGVKDPAAITAFVAAARAAFARRPEAPGAVTRGTGAPGSD